The Bacteroides acidifaciens genome includes a region encoding these proteins:
- a CDS encoding YitT family protein has translation MKTAIPRPSKQSIIREAKDYVMIAIGMILYGIGWTVFLLPNDITTGGVPGIASIVYWATGFPVQYTYFTINFFLLLLALKLLGLKFCIKTIFGVFTLTFFLSVIQKLAAGISLLHDQPFMACVIGASFCGGGIGVAFSANGSTGGTDIIAAIINKYRDITLGRVVLICDMIIIVSSYFVLKDWEKVVYGFATLYICSFVLDQVVNSARQSVQFFIISNKYQEIGKRINEYPHRGVTIINATGFYTGREQKMMFVLAKKRESTIIFRLIKDIDPKAFVSQSAVIGVYGEGFDHIKVK, from the coding sequence ATGAAAACAGCTATTCCAAGGCCTTCCAAGCAAAGCATTATCCGCGAAGCTAAAGATTATGTAATGATTGCCATCGGCATGATTTTATACGGTATCGGCTGGACAGTTTTCCTGCTTCCTAATGATATCACTACCGGGGGAGTACCGGGTATTGCTTCTATTGTATATTGGGCTACCGGCTTCCCTGTGCAATATACGTATTTTACTATCAATTTCTTCCTGCTGCTACTGGCTCTCAAACTCCTCGGTTTGAAATTCTGCATCAAAACTATTTTTGGAGTATTCACCCTGACCTTTTTCTTATCTGTCATACAGAAATTGGCAGCAGGTATCAGCCTTCTTCACGACCAGCCTTTTATGGCATGCGTTATCGGAGCATCCTTCTGTGGCGGTGGTATCGGGGTGGCCTTTTCGGCCAACGGAAGTACCGGCGGAACTGACATTATCGCGGCCATTATCAACAAATATCGGGATATCACACTAGGGAGAGTTGTATTAATTTGTGATATGATTATTATAGTATCCAGTTATTTTGTCTTAAAAGACTGGGAAAAAGTAGTGTATGGATTTGCAACTCTTTATATTTGTAGTTTCGTACTCGATCAGGTAGTGAATAGCGCCCGGCAGTCTGTACAGTTTTTCATTATATCCAATAAATATCAGGAAATAGGAAAACGAATCAATGAATATCCGCACCGGGGAGTTACAATTATCAATGCAACGGGATTCTACACCGGACGAGAACAGAAAATGATGTTTGTATTGGCCAAGAAGCGGGAATCTACCATTATCTTCCGGCTGATAAAAGACATCGACCCGAAAGCCTTTGTTTCACAAAGTGCTGTCATCGGAGTTTATGGAGAAGGATTTGACCATATTAAAGTGAAATAA
- a CDS encoding M60 family metallopeptidase, with protein MKNITTHLLILFLCGSILHACSSSDKTLTPPSPSFEEEEEIKEITLPEDIQIIPVGGKASECQPGSDIDKSYDGKFTTGAAESHYHSSWSNTSFPVTLEYFFKGDTEINYLIYYTRSGNGNFGELEVYTSTDSARKNYTLQGTYDFKMKNDPSRIVFKEGIKATGVKFVVKSGLGNFVSCDEMHFFQKNTDKTLESKLLTVFKDITCSELKPDVTDKEINKLPNKYFIHIAEALKNNSYDEWEKEFRIRKYNAYSNVNEWAEKLMTKHYSSLDNLTGISVKKDDEIIVLVGDTYGREISLQCVGEEKTNFGEAKEYVQTAASGDVYYLEHGINKIKIRNNGQLFVMYNCDLTSNPKPIKIHIPSGSGTVSGFFDLKEHKTDSKYAELLSKATDKYFGVRGDKIIFYFHRDKLREFVKDEILSAISLWDNIIGWEQELMGIEDVRPALVNNHLFAISPEGAYMWASDYRIAFVYTYLQNILLYDNVMSAKDNAWGPAHEIGHIHQQAIDWPSSTESSNNLFSNFILYKLGKYCSRGTELNLPKAADNRTTDSNGNITKMTLSEAHCVLNRPWCNFGSNYQGENTELHMRMNWQLWNYYHRCGHKPDFWQRLFKLMRENRTTSNNPGVKQLLFARMASEAAQEDLTEFFEMWGFFVPVDTQLDQYGSYQYTVTENMIKETKQAMAKYPKKAKPFYYLEDRKAGDEGLDTTPPDVGYYTQFQTIRPITKDIKGHINGREVTITNGDEAVAFELRNNNADGKLLYFSTFTKFEVPLTVSLTYAKLYAVQADGKRILLEE; from the coding sequence ATGAAAAACATAACTACGCACTTATTAATTCTTTTTCTCTGCGGAAGCATACTTCACGCCTGTTCTTCCAGCGATAAAACCCTGACTCCACCTTCTCCCAGCTTTGAAGAAGAGGAAGAAATAAAAGAGATAACACTTCCCGAGGACATCCAGATTATCCCGGTCGGTGGAAAAGCCAGTGAATGCCAACCCGGTTCTGACATAGACAAATCATATGACGGCAAATTTACAACAGGAGCCGCCGAATCCCATTACCATAGCTCATGGAGCAACACCTCTTTTCCGGTTACTTTGGAGTACTTCTTCAAAGGAGATACAGAAATCAATTACCTTATCTATTACACCCGTTCCGGTAACGGTAATTTTGGTGAACTAGAAGTGTACACCTCTACCGACTCAGCCAGAAAGAATTATACCCTACAAGGAACTTATGACTTCAAAATGAAAAATGACCCAAGCAGGATCGTTTTCAAGGAAGGTATAAAAGCCACAGGAGTAAAATTCGTTGTAAAAAGCGGACTTGGCAATTTTGTCAGTTGTGATGAAATGCATTTTTTCCAAAAGAATACAGACAAGACATTAGAAAGCAAATTGCTGACTGTATTTAAAGATATTACTTGCAGCGAATTGAAGCCTGACGTTACTGATAAAGAAATCAACAAGTTACCTAACAAATATTTCATCCATATAGCCGAAGCATTGAAAAATAATTCGTATGACGAATGGGAGAAAGAATTTCGTATCCGCAAATACAACGCTTATAGCAATGTCAACGAATGGGCCGAAAAGCTAATGACCAAACATTACAGCAGTCTGGACAACCTGACCGGAATCTCAGTGAAGAAAGACGATGAAATTATCGTTCTCGTTGGTGACACTTATGGACGGGAAATCTCACTACAATGTGTAGGAGAAGAAAAAACGAACTTTGGGGAAGCAAAGGAATATGTGCAGACTGCCGCCTCGGGAGATGTCTATTATCTTGAACACGGTATCAACAAAATCAAGATACGTAACAACGGGCAACTTTTTGTCATGTACAACTGTGACCTGACCAGTAATCCGAAACCTATAAAAATACATATTCCGTCAGGAAGCGGAACGGTCAGCGGATTCTTCGACTTGAAAGAACATAAAACAGACAGTAAATATGCAGAACTACTGTCTAAAGCCACAGATAAGTATTTCGGAGTACGTGGGGATAAGATTATCTTCTATTTCCACCGGGATAAACTCCGGGAGTTCGTAAAAGATGAAATATTATCCGCCATCAGCCTGTGGGACAACATCATCGGATGGGAACAGGAATTGATGGGTATTGAAGATGTACGGCCCGCACTGGTAAACAACCACTTATTTGCCATTTCGCCCGAAGGTGCTTATATGTGGGCGTCTGATTACCGCATCGCATTTGTATATACTTATCTCCAAAATATCTTGTTATACGATAATGTAATGAGCGCCAAAGACAATGCTTGGGGACCCGCACATGAAATCGGACATATCCATCAACAGGCAATCGACTGGCCAAGTTCCACCGAATCATCCAATAATCTATTTTCAAACTTCATTCTATATAAACTTGGTAAATATTGCTCTCGCGGCACAGAATTAAATCTCCCCAAAGCAGCGGACAACCGTACTACCGACTCTAACGGAAATATAACCAAAATGACCCTTTCGGAAGCCCACTGTGTACTCAACCGCCCATGGTGCAATTTCGGCAGCAATTATCAAGGAGAAAATACAGAGCTACATATGCGTATGAACTGGCAACTATGGAACTACTATCACCGCTGCGGACATAAACCTGATTTCTGGCAAAGGTTGTTCAAACTCATGCGCGAAAACCGTACTACTTCCAATAATCCGGGAGTCAAACAACTTCTGTTTGCCCGGATGGCAAGCGAAGCGGCACAGGAAGACCTGACCGAGTTTTTTGAAATGTGGGGATTCTTCGTACCGGTAGATACACAATTAGACCAATATGGCAGCTACCAATATACCGTGACGGAGAATATGATTAAGGAAACCAAACAAGCTATGGCCAAATATCCGAAGAAAGCCAAGCCGTTCTACTATCTGGAAGACCGGAAAGCAGGTGATGAAGGACTGGACACTACCCCACCGGATGTCGGTTATTACACCCAGTTCCAAACGATACGACCTATCACTAAAGATATAAAAGGACATATCAACGGACGGGAAGTGACAATCACCAATGGAGATGAAGCGGTAGCCTTCGAACTTAGAAATAATAATGCAGATGGAAAACTGCTTTATTTCTCCACTTTCACCAAGTTTGAGGTTCCCCTGACGGTATCATTGACGTATGCAAAGCTATATGCTGTACAAGCAGACGGAAAACGTATTCTTTTGGAAGAATGA
- a CDS encoding Gfo/Idh/MocA family protein: MMKKLFTVAAIGLTLLTCHTSCTSSQKAQEAFAPIKVEIPTRPAGQEDVVQLIAPKIDTVRVGFIGLGMRGPGAVARWTHIPGTKIVALCDLAPERVEKSQEILKNAGLPEAASYSGSEDAWKKLCEQDDIDLVYIATDWKHHAEMGVYAMEHGKHVAIEVPAAMTLDEIWQLINTSEKTRKHCMQLENCVYDFFELTSLNMAQQGVFGEVLHVEGSYIHNLEDFWGAYWNNWRMDYNQKHRGDVYATHGMGPACQLLDIHRGDRMKTLVAMDTKAVNGPAYIKKQTGEEVKDFQNGDQTSTLIRTENGKTMLIQHNVMTPRPYSRMYQIVGADGYASKYPIEEYCLRPSQVDSNDVPNHENLNAHGSVPADVRKALMDKYKHPIHKELEETAKKVGGHGGMDFIMDYRLAYCLQNGLPLDMDVYDLAEWCCMAELTRLSIENNSAPVEVPDFTRGGWNKVKGYRHAFVE; the protein is encoded by the coding sequence ATGATGAAAAAGCTATTTACAGTCGCAGCTATCGGCCTTACTTTGTTAACCTGCCATACAAGCTGCACATCTTCGCAAAAAGCTCAGGAAGCTTTTGCACCGATCAAAGTTGAAATCCCTACCCGTCCAGCCGGTCAAGAGGATGTAGTCCAACTTATTGCTCCCAAAATTGATACCGTACGTGTCGGTTTCATCGGACTGGGAATGCGTGGTCCCGGTGCCGTAGCACGCTGGACACATATTCCGGGAACTAAAATCGTAGCTTTATGCGATCTTGCTCCCGAACGTGTAGAGAAATCACAGGAAATCCTGAAAAATGCAGGATTGCCGGAAGCGGCATCTTACAGCGGTTCGGAAGATGCATGGAAAAAACTCTGTGAGCAGGATGACATTGACCTCGTATATATCGCAACTGACTGGAAACATCATGCGGAAATGGGCGTGTATGCTATGGAACACGGCAAGCACGTAGCTATCGAAGTGCCTGCAGCCATGACATTGGATGAAATCTGGCAATTAATCAATACATCTGAAAAGACTCGCAAGCATTGCATGCAGTTGGAAAACTGTGTATATGATTTCTTTGAACTGACTTCTTTGAATATGGCACAGCAAGGTGTTTTCGGTGAGGTACTTCATGTAGAAGGTTCATATATCCACAATTTGGAAGACTTCTGGGGTGCATACTGGAACAACTGGCGTATGGATTACAACCAAAAGCATCGTGGTGACGTATATGCCACTCACGGCATGGGCCCGGCTTGCCAATTACTTGACATCCACCGTGGCGACCGCATGAAAACTTTAGTGGCAATGGATACAAAAGCTGTCAACGGTCCGGCTTATATCAAGAAACAGACAGGAGAAGAAGTGAAAGACTTCCAGAACGGTGACCAGACTTCAACATTGATCCGTACGGAAAATGGCAAGACGATGTTGATTCAGCACAATGTAATGACTCCCCGCCCATACAGTCGTATGTATCAGATAGTAGGCGCTGACGGTTATGCAAGCAAATATCCGATTGAAGAATATTGTTTAAGACCTTCGCAAGTTGACTCTAACGATGTTCCTAATCACGAAAATCTGAACGCACACGGCTCCGTACCTGCCGATGTAAGAAAAGCCTTAATGGATAAATACAAACACCCGATTCACAAAGAACTGGAAGAGACTGCCAAGAAAGTAGGTGGTCACGGTGGTATGGACTTTATCATGGATTATCGCCTAGCATACTGCCTGCAGAATGGTCTGCCATTGGATATGGACGTTTATGACCTTGCAGAATGGTGCTGTATGGCTGAACTTACCCGCCTTTCTATCGAAAACAACTCAGCTCCGGTTGAAGTTCCCGATTTCACCCGCGGCGGATGGAACAAGGTAAAAGGCTACCGTCACGCTTTTGTAGAATAA
- a CDS encoding DUF1735 domain-containing protein: MKKLIYSFLFLGAITALGGCKEDSYEDLIPEQYDKILYLKTYGQQTIELFDDGSQVDYSLTVVKTGSNPAATAQAQVKIMSQAEVDKDTRYQGNNYKVLSSACYTYKSEPLELTSADAYKQVKMKLSPAKILEEIAETKDENPNYIYIIPFRLSSPNDQVNQDKKDLILKLNVTKLSIYFKKGSQTVNLNTVTGDEWAFEAGMAMVSGVQNTWNFTAQIEVDRSDEALNAYNTANGTAYLMIPEAAIVNINEGVFEAGNNEAAAAIRIRRAGLAKGYTYLVPLKLKPITEIETISINEKLHYIILEYPLDPEADRIELTTSSFFDVYGWHISNDYGNLIDNNNETHFETQYWAITGNATYGTPLDVRIGKEVHSVMFEYTTRGGGNTNPQDISLWASNDDEVTTNSESDTWFKLGDVSGVPARYEEHKKYSSKVFISSQPFKYIRIAVKTGNAPVDGTGSVGGCWGIAELKIWAN, translated from the coding sequence ATGAAGAAATTAATATATTCATTCCTTTTCTTGGGAGCAATCACTGCACTCGGAGGCTGTAAGGAAGACAGCTACGAAGACTTGATCCCTGAGCAATATGACAAAATTCTCTATCTGAAAACCTATGGTCAACAGACTATAGAGCTCTTTGACGACGGATCACAGGTAGACTATTCACTGACTGTCGTAAAAACCGGAAGTAATCCGGCGGCTACCGCACAGGCGCAAGTAAAAATCATGTCGCAAGCTGAAGTTGACAAAGACACACGGTACCAAGGAAATAATTACAAGGTATTATCATCTGCTTGTTATACTTACAAGTCTGAACCACTCGAGCTTACTTCTGCCGACGCTTATAAACAGGTAAAGATGAAATTGTCTCCTGCCAAAATTTTGGAGGAAATAGCCGAAACAAAGGACGAAAATCCCAATTACATATATATCATTCCTTTCCGTCTCAGCAGTCCGAACGACCAGGTCAACCAAGATAAAAAAGATTTGATATTGAAACTGAATGTCACCAAGTTGAGCATTTATTTCAAGAAAGGAAGTCAAACGGTTAATTTGAACACTGTAACAGGAGACGAATGGGCGTTTGAAGCAGGAATGGCTATGGTATCAGGTGTACAGAATACGTGGAATTTCACCGCTCAAATAGAAGTAGACAGAAGCGATGAGGCATTAAATGCGTATAACACAGCTAATGGCACTGCTTATCTGATGATTCCTGAAGCGGCAATCGTAAATATCAATGAAGGCGTATTCGAAGCTGGTAATAACGAAGCCGCGGCTGCGATAAGAATCAGACGAGCCGGATTAGCTAAAGGATATACTTATCTAGTTCCTTTGAAACTTAAACCTATCACAGAAATAGAAACCATTTCTATTAATGAAAAGTTGCATTATATAATATTGGAATATCCGCTGGATCCGGAAGCAGACAGAATTGAATTGACAACATCCAGTTTCTTCGATGTTTACGGTTGGCATATCAGTAATGATTATGGCAATTTGATTGACAATAATAATGAGACTCATTTTGAGACTCAGTATTGGGCAATTACCGGAAACGCAACTTATGGTACTCCATTAGATGTTAGAATAGGCAAAGAGGTACACTCCGTCATGTTTGAATATACAACTAGAGGAGGCGGTAATACCAATCCACAAGATATATCACTCTGGGCCTCCAACGATGATGAAGTTACAACAAATAGCGAATCCGATACATGGTTCAAACTAGGTGATGTTTCAGGTGTTCCAGCACGATATGAAGAACACAAAAAATACTCATCCAAAGTATTTATTTCCTCCCAGCCATTTAAATATATAAGAATAGCTGTTAAAACAGGAAATGCACCAGTAGACGGTACAGGCTCTGTAGGCGGTTGCTGGGGTATAGCCGAACTTAAAATATGGGCAAACTAA
- a CDS encoding M60 family metallopeptidase produces MKHIYNYLTFLLCLFTMTVYTGCKDDEEELVAKQFEIDGSELNKEIDFRSTTISIPVKTNMRVSEWSVNSNQKWVTAFQQKDEIILSILDSKLTNERTAKVTVTSEVVDANYTITLTQYGINDVQFKNDTRVPIISAIADASQGEGWSIEKTFDGIKDPALTQSDGNHFHSPWGAGNTVFPFHITYTVDPNKQIDYFIYYPRNGNGNFGEFSVSVLPAGKADNEQNYVDVGSFDFKFAESTINGISGILTKGIIADKVKFTIQSGLGGYVSCGEMEFYEKTNYRDMNAPILNVFTDLTCSELKPDVTNEAIEALPSNTLKRVAKALQNNTYDEWEKNFRIREYEAYSNNNYWANRIQTKKYSDLDNPTGIYVKKDEELMVLVGAIPEGQQVSLQCIWEEGGVKQDFDHQDPNAQNYVQTAVSGDKYPLVEGVNMLKMNGQGQLFIMYNVQGEGLKQNPAPVKIHIPLGRGIVNGFFDLKEHKTDAKYAELLSKATHKYFCVRGERMMFYFHRLKMLDAAPTEILSAIHLWDDILRWEQEMSGIEKYRQDGYYNNHMFSISPEGSYMWASDYRIAFVYTYLKNILLYDNVMAAEDNAWGPAHEMGHVHQYAINWPGSTESSNNLFSNYVIYRLGKYKSRGRGLDYMAKTVYGDGRAWYNMGSSTHQNEDTEVHMRMNWQLWIYYELCKGTAENPTIWPRIFEIMRTTYKDIPESDPGRRQMAFVKAVCDATQEDLTEFFETWGFFKPVSESINQYGTFQYTVSKSMITETKQYIKNKNYPKAAPIQYIEDRKQEFFSEGDYRFKEVGNVGYYTTFKDNVQISKTPTYTEKASTQGKAISVSNGEQAVAFEVRKQETGSNGEKIMGDIVYFSNSFEFFVPRTVSIAGCGIYAVQADGARILMEKK; encoded by the coding sequence ATGAAACATATATACAATTATCTGACTTTCCTCTTATGTCTCTTTACCATGACCGTTTACACCGGCTGCAAAGACGACGAAGAAGAACTTGTAGCCAAGCAATTTGAAATTGACGGAAGCGAACTGAACAAAGAAATCGACTTCCGTAGCACAACAATCTCAATACCCGTAAAGACTAACATGCGTGTAAGTGAGTGGTCTGTAAATTCCAATCAGAAATGGGTAACTGCATTCCAGCAAAAGGATGAAATAATTTTATCTATTCTGGACAGCAAATTGACAAACGAACGTACCGCCAAAGTCACTGTCACATCAGAAGTTGTTGATGCCAACTATACTATTACCCTGACACAATATGGTATTAATGACGTTCAGTTCAAGAATGACACCAGAGTTCCTATCATCAGCGCTATCGCAGATGCAAGTCAGGGCGAAGGCTGGAGCATCGAAAAAACATTCGATGGTATAAAGGACCCTGCCCTGACACAATCTGATGGAAATCATTTCCACTCACCATGGGGGGCGGGGAACACCGTCTTTCCATTCCACATTACATACACCGTTGATCCCAACAAGCAGATTGACTACTTTATCTATTACCCGAGAAATGGAAACGGAAACTTCGGGGAATTCAGCGTCAGTGTACTACCTGCCGGCAAAGCGGACAACGAACAAAATTATGTGGATGTCGGAAGTTTTGACTTCAAGTTTGCTGAAAGTACAATCAATGGAATTAGCGGTATTCTAACTAAAGGTATTATAGCTGATAAGGTAAAATTCACGATTCAAAGTGGATTAGGAGGTTATGTAAGTTGCGGGGAAATGGAATTCTATGAAAAGACTAACTACCGCGACATGAACGCTCCCATATTGAATGTCTTTACAGACCTTACTTGTTCTGAGTTGAAACCTGACGTTACCAACGAAGCAATCGAAGCATTGCCCAGCAATACCCTGAAACGCGTAGCTAAAGCACTCCAAAACAATACATACGATGAATGGGAGAAAAATTTCCGTATCCGGGAGTATGAAGCATATAGCAACAATAATTATTGGGCCAACCGAATACAGACTAAGAAATATTCAGATTTGGACAACCCGACGGGTATTTATGTGAAGAAGGATGAGGAACTGATGGTTTTGGTCGGCGCGATACCTGAAGGACAACAAGTTTCACTGCAATGTATATGGGAAGAGGGTGGAGTCAAACAAGACTTCGACCACCAAGACCCGAATGCGCAGAACTACGTACAAACAGCAGTCAGCGGAGACAAATACCCACTGGTAGAAGGTGTGAATATGTTGAAGATGAATGGACAAGGACAGCTCTTTATAATGTACAATGTGCAAGGAGAAGGGTTGAAACAAAATCCGGCTCCGGTCAAGATCCATATTCCACTGGGACGTGGTATTGTCAATGGTTTCTTCGACTTGAAAGAGCATAAGACCGATGCCAAATATGCGGAATTGTTGAGCAAAGCAACCCACAAATATTTTTGTGTGCGCGGTGAACGGATGATGTTCTACTTCCACCGTCTCAAAATGCTGGACGCAGCTCCTACTGAAATCTTGTCCGCAATTCATCTTTGGGATGATATTCTGAGATGGGAACAGGAAATGAGTGGTATTGAGAAATACCGTCAGGACGGATATTACAATAACCATATGTTTTCCATATCTCCGGAAGGAAGCTACATGTGGGCGTCAGACTACCGCATAGCTTTCGTTTACACCTACCTGAAAAACATTCTGCTTTATGACAACGTAATGGCAGCAGAAGATAATGCGTGGGGACCGGCACACGAAATGGGACACGTTCATCAATATGCCATCAACTGGCCAGGCTCGACGGAATCAAGCAACAACTTGTTCTCCAACTACGTTATCTATCGTCTGGGCAAGTACAAATCACGTGGACGCGGTCTGGACTATATGGCAAAAACGGTTTATGGAGACGGACGCGCATGGTATAACATGGGCAGTTCTACACACCAAAACGAAGATACCGAGGTGCATATGCGTATGAACTGGCAACTTTGGATATATTACGAATTATGTAAGGGAACTGCAGAGAATCCGACTATTTGGCCGAGAATATTCGAAATCATGCGTACAACATACAAGGATATTCCGGAAAGCGACCCGGGCAGACGTCAAATGGCATTTGTAAAGGCGGTATGTGATGCTACACAGGAAGACTTGACGGAATTCTTCGAAACATGGGGATTCTTCAAACCTGTAAGTGAATCTATCAATCAGTATGGTACGTTCCAATATACGGTTAGCAAATCGATGATCACAGAAACCAAGCAGTATATCAAGAACAAGAATTATCCGAAAGCCGCTCCGATCCAATATATCGAAGACCGTAAGCAGGAATTCTTCTCTGAAGGTGATTACCGCTTCAAGGAGGTAGGTAATGTAGGTTACTATACTACATTCAAAGATAATGTACAGATAAGCAAGACCCCGACTTACACAGAAAAAGCTTCCACACAGGGAAAAGCAATCAGTGTCAGCAACGGTGAACAAGCTGTAGCTTTTGAAGTCAGAAAACAAGAAACCGGCAGCAACGGGGAAAAGATTATGGGTGATATCGTTTACTTCTCCAATTCTTTCGAATTCTTTGTTCCGCGCACCGTCTCTATAGCAGGTTGCGGCATTTACGCCGTACAAGCAGACGGAGCACGCATACTGATGGAAAAGAAGTAA